The Neochlamydia sp. S13 genome has a segment encoding these proteins:
- a CDS encoding ATP-dependent helicase produces the protein MSAGLNTQQKQAVDTITGRVLILAGAGTGKTRVLTMRMGHLINNLGVHPSHILGLTFTNKAAAEMYHRMVSLVPHKIAKLVTLCTFHSFCIQILREEIVRLGYTKEFTIYRESDVQRLISTLARDMLEREKDLPSLAATLAVITQAKNKGLCAEQIQNTGSAWHDQFSSTLYRRLQESMRAYNAVDFDDLLVLTVQLLEKYPDVLNRYQEQYRYIMIDEYQDTNPIQYRLAKLLSAKYNNLCVVGDDDQSIYGWRGAEVRNILDFEQAVVIKLEQNYRSTNSILKAANAVISKNQSRYPKALWSTKGEGDPIEIFYAPQESDEAEAVVYRMVKMKEEKGLRWNDFAILYRSNALSRAFETALLKYTWVENGQWMKGIPYQIYGGIEFYERREVKDLCAYLRVIVNNRDQEALLRIINQPRRNIGGVSLDALTAYNRQQNISLWEVLKMVGDDQLKEEEIKSSLPAKTLKAIREFVALIEEAQERFENMPLAETFEWLIEKIDYRKAIEEEVKSSQMREFKWENCLEFVETLRDYACKVKEKLHKQPRLYDFLGTVCLENDWERMARQQQTGEDKVNLMTFHSAKGLEFPVCFLVGIEDHIIPHEKSLKETGVEEERRLMYVAMTRAMQNLVISMACSRHKMGKKVSCKPSRFLYEIPKELLRVTEWGG, from the coding sequence ATGAGCGCGGGACTTAATACTCAGCAGAAGCAAGCTGTGGATACCATTACAGGCCGTGTCTTAATCTTGGCTGGAGCTGGTACGGGCAAAACGCGCGTTCTTACGATGCGTATGGGCCATCTAATCAATAACCTAGGCGTTCATCCTAGCCATATTCTCGGCCTCACTTTTACCAATAAAGCTGCAGCCGAGATGTATCATCGAATGGTCTCACTCGTCCCTCATAAGATAGCCAAGCTGGTTACCTTATGTACATTTCATAGTTTTTGCATTCAAATACTAAGAGAAGAGATCGTACGTTTGGGTTACACCAAAGAATTTACTATTTATCGTGAGTCGGATGTGCAACGTCTCATTTCTACTCTTGCACGTGATATGCTAGAAAGAGAAAAAGATCTGCCTTCATTAGCCGCTACGTTAGCGGTGATCACGCAGGCTAAGAATAAAGGGCTTTGTGCAGAGCAGATTCAAAATACAGGATCTGCCTGGCATGATCAATTTTCAAGCACTCTTTATCGTCGCTTGCAAGAAAGTATGCGTGCCTATAATGCTGTTGATTTTGATGATTTATTGGTGCTTACGGTCCAGCTTTTAGAAAAGTATCCCGACGTCCTTAATCGCTATCAGGAACAGTATCGTTATATCATGATCGATGAGTATCAAGATACCAACCCTATTCAGTATCGCTTAGCAAAATTGCTTTCTGCTAAATATAATAATTTGTGTGTAGTAGGTGATGATGATCAGTCTATTTATGGCTGGCGAGGAGCGGAAGTACGCAACATTTTAGATTTTGAGCAAGCAGTAGTGATTAAGCTGGAACAAAATTATCGCTCCACCAATAGTATTCTTAAAGCCGCTAATGCGGTGATCAGCAAAAATCAGTCTCGTTATCCTAAGGCCTTATGGAGCACCAAGGGAGAGGGTGATCCCATTGAGATTTTTTATGCTCCTCAAGAGAGTGATGAAGCTGAAGCTGTCGTGTATAGAATGGTAAAAATGAAGGAAGAAAAAGGCCTGCGTTGGAATGATTTTGCTATTTTATACCGTTCTAATGCTCTTTCTCGTGCTTTTGAAACGGCTTTATTAAAATATACGTGGGTAGAGAATGGGCAATGGATGAAAGGGATACCTTATCAAATTTACGGGGGCATAGAATTTTATGAAAGGCGTGAAGTAAAAGATTTATGTGCTTATTTACGTGTGATAGTCAATAATAGAGATCAGGAAGCTTTACTACGTATTATTAATCAACCTCGACGTAATATAGGTGGAGTTTCTTTAGATGCTCTTACGGCCTATAATCGCCAGCAGAATATTTCTCTTTGGGAAGTTTTAAAAATGGTAGGTGATGACCAGCTTAAAGAGGAAGAGATTAAGAGTTCCTTACCTGCAAAGACTTTGAAAGCTATCCGTGAGTTTGTAGCTCTTATTGAGGAAGCTCAAGAGCGCTTTGAAAACATGCCTTTAGCAGAAACTTTTGAATGGCTAATTGAAAAAATTGATTACCGTAAAGCTATCGAGGAAGAGGTTAAAAGTTCTCAGATGCGGGAATTTAAATGGGAAAATTGCCTGGAGTTTGTAGAGACGTTGAGAGATTATGCATGTAAGGTGAAAGAAAAGCTTCATAAGCAACCCCGGCTCTATGATTTTTTAGGCACCGTTTGCTTAGAAAATGATTGGGAGCGTATGGCTCGTCAGCAGCAAACAGGAGAAGATAAAGTCAATTTAATGACTTTCCATAGTGCTAAAGGATTGGAATTTCCGGTATGTTTCTTAGTAGGAATAGAGGATCATATTATTCCTCATGAGAAAAGCCTAAAAGAAACAGGAGTAGAGGAAGAGCGGCGTTTAATGTATGTAGCGATGACGCGGGCGATGCAAAATTTAGTGATTAGCATGGCTTGCTCTCGCCATAAAATGGGAAAAAAAGTCTCTTGTAAGCCTTCACGTTTTCTCTATGAGATCCCCAAAGAGCTCTTGAGAGTCACGGAGTGGGGTGGGTAA
- a CDS encoding thioredoxin family protein, whose product MRPVLTYMCSMMVGVTFFITPAKGISTDSLQWMTNYEEAENLSRATFKPIILFFTGSDWCNWCSKLEQESLDTPEFAQAVGDKFIFMRLDFPVNSTLPTPLAVQNKQLQKKYNIRSFPTLIILDGQQQKQIGITGYRAGGGKMYAAHLSKIVADYFDYQKKLEAINKQKYSGAELKKLYAVAQNFGYESDINQIIKVGVNSEDSHFFMIERYRKMTQEGLSGLAEATALKKELQLMDPNNEKMTHYHLALIDFEGYTEAGDKRSADLAVASLVNYIQKFGPKDKEHLWRLQMIISQIYFDRNNLAEALNFAESSFTSAPPTAKIEISTAIKNIKSQMATETAVVRH is encoded by the coding sequence ATGAGGCCAGTGCTAACCTATATGTGTAGTATGATGGTGGGAGTGACCTTTTTTATTACTCCTGCTAAAGGTATCTCTACTGATTCCCTCCAGTGGATGACCAATTATGAGGAAGCAGAAAACCTTTCGCGCGCAACTTTTAAGCCCATTATTTTATTTTTTACTGGCTCAGACTGGTGTAATTGGTGCTCTAAGCTTGAGCAAGAAAGCTTAGATACACCAGAATTTGCACAAGCGGTAGGCGATAAATTTATTTTTATGAGGCTAGATTTTCCAGTAAATTCTACCCTACCAACTCCCTTAGCTGTCCAAAACAAACAACTCCAAAAAAAATATAATATACGAAGTTTTCCTACTTTAATCATTTTAGATGGTCAGCAACAAAAGCAGATCGGTATCACCGGATATCGCGCCGGAGGCGGAAAGATGTATGCCGCCCACCTTTCAAAAATTGTCGCGGACTATTTCGACTATCAAAAAAAGTTAGAGGCTATAAACAAACAAAAGTATTCGGGCGCCGAACTTAAAAAACTTTATGCAGTAGCCCAAAATTTTGGATATGAGAGTGATATTAACCAAATTATTAAAGTAGGCGTTAATTCGGAAGATAGCCATTTCTTCATGATTGAACGCTATCGCAAAATGACTCAAGAAGGCCTGTCGGGGCTTGCTGAAGCTACGGCATTAAAGAAAGAGTTGCAGCTAATGGATCCTAACAACGAAAAGATGACTCACTATCATCTGGCTCTTATCGATTTTGAAGGATATACAGAGGCGGGCGATAAACGCTCAGCTGATCTAGCTGTAGCTTCTCTTGTCAATTATATTCAGAAGTTTGGCCCTAAAGATAAAGAACATCTGTGGCGCCTGCAGATGATTATTTCACAAATTTATTTTGACCGAAATAATCTTGCAGAGGCCCTAAATTTCGCCGAAAGCTCTTTTACGTCTGCCCCTCCTACTGCAAAAATTGAGATCTCAACTGCTATTAAGAATATTAAATCTCAAATGGCTACTGAAACGGCGGTGGTCAGGCATTAA
- a CDS encoding DTW domain-containing protein: MLTLEAPVLSLEDAGQGLFILDSTWRYAEKMLKFVERHAELPKRSLPSHFRTAYPRRQEDCIDPARGLASIEAIYVAYTLLGRDTTQVLSHYHWKEDFLKINGFEKKG; this comes from the coding sequence ATGTTAACGTTGGAGGCTCCGGTTTTATCTTTAGAAGATGCAGGGCAGGGCCTGTTTATTTTAGATAGTACCTGGCGCTATGCAGAAAAAATGCTAAAATTTGTAGAAAGGCATGCCGAACTACCAAAAAGGAGTCTGCCTTCTCATTTTCGCACCGCTTATCCTCGGCGTCAAGAAGATTGCATAGATCCAGCACGGGGATTAGCCTCTATAGAGGCTATTTATGTTGCTTATACGCTCCTAGGCCGTGATACTACTCAAGTGTTAAGCCACTATCATTGGAAGGAAGATTTTTTGAAAATCAATGGATTTGAAAAGAAGGGTTAG
- a CDS encoding amino acid carrier protein encodes MLDNFFIHLEQVENILWGYVAVPTILLLGVFLSFQARWVQIVQFPRVVKTFFGFLFVPDKDKSGVHPLQAFFACVGGCVGIGNIVGITTAVQIGGPGALLWIWLTAIAGMMIKYSEVYLGIRYRVPNAHGGYNGGPMYFLQRVFKGSFVPTIVGGLLCIYGVEVYQFNVIVKSVTANVNLSPYLVLAILLALVIFAGQGGVRRVGNISGISIPLFVFVYLGMGCWVLIQNIDRIPEVLKAVFNTAFTGHAAVGGFIGSSAMGTISQGVRRGCYTGDLGVGYASVIHSESFVKIPEKQASLVIFDIFVDTFMICTTSVLIILVTDLWHQPINSSLLIQTALAQYFPYMEWFMPLFLFLLGYSTINAYFCVGLKCAEYLHPRKGRKLYYIYAVITLGAFALVDTAQAQTVMTIAGGLLLVLNCYGIFKLRHEISYNFNFLQTEKTEGRSIAVSADLG; translated from the coding sequence ATGCTAGACAATTTTTTTATCCACCTGGAACAGGTGGAAAATATTCTATGGGGATATGTAGCCGTTCCCACCATTCTTCTATTGGGGGTTTTTTTAAGCTTTCAAGCTCGTTGGGTGCAAATCGTTCAGTTTCCTCGTGTGGTAAAGACATTTTTTGGCTTTTTATTTGTGCCAGATAAAGATAAAAGTGGTGTCCATCCTTTACAAGCCTTCTTTGCTTGTGTAGGTGGATGCGTAGGCATTGGGAATATTGTGGGAATTACTACAGCTGTGCAAATTGGGGGCCCCGGTGCTTTATTGTGGATTTGGCTCACTGCTATTGCTGGTATGATGATTAAATATAGTGAGGTATATCTAGGGATTCGTTACCGCGTGCCCAATGCCCACGGAGGGTATAATGGGGGTCCCATGTATTTTTTGCAAAGAGTGTTCAAAGGCTCTTTTGTTCCCACTATTGTAGGTGGTCTTTTGTGCATTTACGGAGTGGAAGTTTATCAATTTAATGTGATTGTAAAGAGTGTGACAGCCAATGTAAATCTTTCTCCTTACCTTGTTCTGGCTATCTTGCTAGCTTTAGTGATTTTTGCAGGACAGGGAGGCGTGCGCCGAGTAGGCAATATCTCAGGAATTTCTATTCCTCTTTTTGTGTTTGTTTATCTAGGCATGGGATGTTGGGTACTTATCCAAAATATCGATAGGATTCCCGAGGTTTTAAAAGCAGTTTTTAATACAGCTTTTACAGGCCATGCCGCCGTGGGAGGTTTTATTGGCAGCTCAGCAATGGGAACTATATCGCAAGGAGTTCGCCGAGGATGCTATACAGGTGACCTAGGGGTAGGCTATGCTTCTGTTATTCATAGTGAAAGCTTTGTTAAAATACCAGAAAAACAGGCTTCCTTGGTGATTTTTGATATTTTTGTGGACACTTTCATGATTTGTACCACTAGCGTCCTTATCATTTTAGTGACAGATCTATGGCATCAGCCCATTAATTCTAGCCTGCTCATTCAAACAGCTTTAGCTCAATATTTTCCTTACATGGAATGGTTTATGCCTTTGTTTTTGTTTTTGCTGGGATATTCCACTATCAATGCTTATTTTTGCGTAGGTCTTAAGTGCGCTGAATATTTGCACCCTAGAAAAGGTCGTAAACTCTATTATATCTATGCCGTAATTACTTTAGGTGCGTTTGCTTTGGTAGATACAGCACAAGCACAGACTGTCATGACGATTGCTGGAGGACTTTTACTCGTTCTGAACTGTTATGGAATTTTTAAATTACGGCATGAAATCTCTTATAATTTCAATTTTCTTCAAACTGAGAAAACCGAAGGACGTTCTATAGCCGTATCAGCGGATCTAGGGTGA
- the pgsA gene encoding CDP-diacylglycerol--glycerol-3-phosphate 3-phosphatidyltransferase, which translates to MSIANYFTFIRIFISPIFLLVYLHHDYLEINPSLLPYVLLFLLGVSELSDAFDGYLARKYNQVTDFGKILDPMADSIARLSYFLTFTAEPVRLPLALIFIFVYRDSVVSTLRTICALKGFALAARTSGKIKAGIQAMAALTVLILMIPHSLGYLSSHDLQYISTWVVGIAGIYTAYSGVDYVYANRQYIAKLLSLHPAKP; encoded by the coding sequence TTGAGTATAGCTAATTACTTTACCTTTATTCGCATTTTTATCAGCCCCATTTTTCTTTTAGTCTATCTTCACCATGATTATTTAGAAATTAATCCATCTCTTCTACCCTATGTTTTACTTTTTTTACTTGGGGTTAGTGAATTATCAGATGCCTTTGATGGCTATTTGGCACGCAAATATAACCAAGTAACAGATTTTGGAAAAATACTAGATCCTATGGCTGATAGCATTGCGCGTCTCTCTTATTTTCTAACATTTACCGCAGAGCCTGTCAGGTTGCCCTTAGCTTTAATTTTTATCTTTGTCTATCGCGATTCTGTCGTTAGTACACTTCGAACCATTTGTGCGCTTAAAGGGTTTGCTTTAGCAGCGCGTACCAGCGGGAAAATTAAAGCAGGAATTCAAGCGATGGCTGCTTTAACTGTATTAATCCTGATGATTCCTCATTCCTTAGGTTATTTATCCAGCCATGATCTACAATACATAAGCACATGGGTTGTAGGTATAGCAGGAATTTATACTGCTTATTCTGGAGTAGACTATGTGTATGCCAATAGACAATACATTGCCAAGCTATTGTCTTTGCATCCAGCTAAACCCTAA
- the glgA gene encoding glycogen synthase GlgA: MHIINIASELAPIAKVGGLGDVLLGLSRELSCKGHDIDLIIPKYDCMDTESIRDFAIYNDSLPSFYKGTWHRNTIWKGWVENLKVYFIEPHHPAHFFHRGCFYGCADDMERYLYFSRAALEFIEKEGLSPHIIHLHDWQTAVIAPLYHELYRPQCVKEAKIVFTIHNIEYQGHCSSSDLDNIGLNGSHYLLPDNMQDAQYKEAINLLKGAIIYADHITTVSPNYAKEVLTPLGGRGLDKTLYKYKNKFKGILNGIDYSFWNPEIDRYLPTHYSPREAPESKKDRHTLDKKAYIKNFLRERLFLAEEHRPIIGCIARLVPQKGIELIKHALHYTLEKKGQFLLLGSSPIEGINAEFQQLNRHFHEHPHVRLILHHSEELAHLIYAASDMFIVPSLFEPCGLTQMIALKYGTIPIVRKTGGLADTICDVDYSGKPIEKTNGYVFEYPDAKGIESALDRAFECWFHYPDRWRQLIIRAMKTDFSWNTPSDEYLNIYQSILATEKEAKKSPL, translated from the coding sequence ATGCATATTATCAATATTGCTTCTGAACTAGCTCCAATTGCCAAAGTTGGCGGGTTAGGAGATGTCTTACTAGGTTTAAGCAGAGAACTTTCATGCAAGGGACATGATATTGACCTTATTATTCCCAAATATGATTGCATGGATACAGAAAGCATCCGCGATTTTGCTATCTATAATGATTCTCTTCCCTCTTTCTATAAAGGAACTTGGCATCGCAATACCATCTGGAAAGGCTGGGTAGAGAATCTTAAAGTCTATTTCATTGAGCCTCATCATCCCGCCCATTTCTTTCACCGCGGTTGTTTTTATGGCTGCGCAGATGATATGGAGCGCTATCTTTATTTCTCGCGAGCGGCTTTAGAATTTATAGAAAAAGAAGGGTTATCTCCTCATATTATACACTTGCATGATTGGCAAACAGCTGTGATTGCCCCTCTCTATCATGAGCTTTATCGACCCCAATGCGTTAAAGAGGCTAAAATCGTTTTTACTATCCACAATATCGAATATCAAGGACATTGCTCAAGTAGTGATCTTGATAATATAGGATTAAATGGCTCGCATTATCTTCTGCCAGATAATATGCAAGATGCTCAATACAAAGAGGCTATCAACCTATTAAAAGGAGCGATTATTTATGCAGATCATATCACCACCGTCTCACCTAATTATGCAAAAGAAGTGCTCACTCCTCTAGGAGGCCGCGGTTTAGATAAAACATTATACAAATACAAAAACAAATTTAAAGGGATTTTGAATGGGATTGATTATTCCTTTTGGAATCCTGAGATCGATCGTTATCTTCCCACACATTATTCTCCTCGAGAAGCACCGGAAAGCAAAAAAGATCGTCATACGCTAGATAAAAAAGCTTACATAAAAAATTTCTTAAGAGAACGCTTATTTTTAGCCGAAGAACATCGCCCGATTATAGGCTGCATTGCGCGTTTGGTTCCTCAAAAAGGCATCGAGCTTATTAAACACGCTCTTCATTATACTTTAGAGAAAAAAGGGCAATTTTTATTGCTAGGATCTAGCCCTATCGAGGGTATCAACGCCGAATTTCAACAGCTTAATCGCCATTTTCATGAGCACCCTCACGTGCGCCTAATTTTACATCATAGCGAAGAATTGGCTCATCTGATCTATGCGGCTTCAGATATGTTTATCGTACCTTCTTTATTCGAACCTTGTGGCTTAACCCAGATGATTGCTCTTAAATATGGAACTATCCCTATTGTGCGTAAGACGGGAGGGTTAGCAGATACGATTTGTGATGTAGACTATTCAGGAAAACCTATTGAAAAAACAAATGGATATGTTTTCGAATACCCTGATGCTAAAGGAATTGAGTCAGCTTTAGATAGAGCTTTTGAATGTTGGTTCCATTATCCTGACCGCTGGCGTCAGCTTATCATTCGTGCAATGAAGACAGATTTCAGCTGGAATACTCCTTCTGATGAATATTTAAACATCTATCAGAGCATCCTAGCCACCGAAAAAGAGGCTAAAAAATCCCCTTTATAG
- a CDS encoding ribose-phosphate pyrophosphokinase, with protein sequence MIPTAPNFVVFAGTSHPELSKEVAKDLKVKLGKISIQRFPDQEIFLEVLEDVSNKDVYVIQSLAFAPNEYLMELLIMVDALKRASARRITAVIPYYGYCRQDRQDKPQVPITAKLVADLLQKAGVACIIAADLHAGQVQGFFDIPVINLQCMPLLAKVFRKFETDELVVVTPDVGSIKLGRDYANHLNVGFAVVNKQRLKAGEVEALQVIGDVKGKDVLLADDMCSTGETLTSAAKACREKGAKRIWASMTHGLFVGEALPLINQSCIEALITTNTVPFKGLAEKTTKNVHVASAAPLFARAILNLAT encoded by the coding sequence ATGATACCCACCGCCCCTAACTTTGTAGTCTTTGCCGGTACTTCTCATCCTGAACTATCCAAAGAAGTAGCAAAAGACTTAAAAGTTAAGCTAGGTAAGATTAGCATTCAACGTTTTCCTGACCAGGAAATTTTTCTGGAAGTTTTGGAAGATGTTAGCAATAAAGATGTGTATGTCATCCAATCATTAGCTTTTGCGCCCAATGAGTATTTAATGGAGCTTTTGATTATGGTAGACGCGCTGAAAAGAGCTTCAGCACGCCGCATCACAGCCGTTATTCCTTATTATGGGTATTGCCGGCAAGATCGTCAAGATAAGCCGCAGGTGCCTATTACTGCTAAGCTTGTTGCCGATCTTTTGCAAAAAGCGGGTGTTGCTTGCATAATTGCTGCAGATTTGCATGCAGGTCAAGTCCAGGGGTTTTTTGATATCCCTGTGATCAACCTCCAGTGCATGCCTCTCTTAGCAAAAGTTTTCAGGAAATTTGAGACTGATGAGCTAGTTGTTGTGACACCCGATGTAGGTAGCATCAAATTAGGGCGTGATTATGCTAATCATCTAAATGTTGGGTTTGCTGTTGTTAATAAACAAAGACTTAAAGCTGGTGAAGTGGAAGCTTTACAAGTGATAGGTGATGTTAAAGGAAAAGATGTACTTCTCGCTGATGATATGTGCTCCACGGGAGAAACATTAACATCAGCTGCGAAAGCGTGCCGAGAGAAGGGTGCTAAAAGAATTTGGGCGTCTATGACGCATGGTTTGTTTGTAGGGGAAGCTCTACCGCTTATCAACCAAAGTTGCATTGAAGCACTGATAACGACAAATACTGTCCCCTTCAAGGGTCTTGCAGAAAAAACCACAAAAAATGTGCATGTTGCCTCTGCAGCGCCTCTCTTTGCTCGAGCTATACTAAATCTCGCTACTTAA
- a CDS encoding 50S ribosomal protein L25/general stress protein Ctc, with the protein MKLNVTKRTAGKKSSSKQLRRAGQVPAIIYKRGNEQADNIALNISEFNALGRQVQPGRLSTNVFTLVDENGQERRALLKEIQYHVTRYDVLHLDFEELVDDVQVNVKVPIECTGVVDCVGIKLGGVLRQVIRYLKVRCLPKDIPSAFVLDIKNMNQRETRRLADLNIPESIRPLADLNEVAVAIVKR; encoded by the coding sequence ATGAAGCTAAACGTTACTAAAAGAACTGCAGGAAAGAAGAGTAGCTCCAAGCAACTTCGCCGCGCAGGTCAAGTTCCTGCTATTATTTATAAGCGTGGAAATGAACAAGCAGACAATATAGCGCTGAACATCAGCGAGTTTAATGCTCTCGGTCGACAAGTTCAACCAGGACGGCTATCAACAAATGTTTTTACCTTGGTAGATGAAAACGGCCAAGAACGACGTGCATTGCTCAAAGAGATCCAATATCATGTAACCAGATATGATGTACTTCATCTGGATTTTGAAGAATTGGTAGACGATGTACAGGTCAATGTAAAAGTGCCTATTGAGTGCACAGGTGTAGTGGATTGTGTAGGTATTAAATTAGGGGGCGTCTTACGTCAAGTCATTCGCTACTTAAAAGTACGCTGCTTGCCCAAAGATATACCCTCTGCTTTTGTTTTAGATATAAAGAATATGAATCAGCGAGAAACTCGTCGTTTGGCCGATTTGAATATCCCTGAAAGCATTAGACCTTTGGCTGATCTTAACGAAGTAGCAGTAGCTATAGTTAAACGTTAA
- the pth gene encoding aminoacyl-tRNA hydrolase, with protein MHRLFVGLGNPGKKYELTRHNIGFMVLQELALTLGVQFKEKPQVQGWIAKTAWKETTIHLLMPTTYMNGSGQAVRRYMDYVKLVPDNLVVIVDDVALPYGHMRLRTEGGAGGHNGLKSIEAYLGTQRYARLRMGIGYHGMGSLADYVLDNFTPEEQKVLPSYVKQAVDVLKQLVNESITEVMKTVNKQPQ; from the coding sequence ATGCATCGCCTCTTTGTAGGACTAGGGAATCCAGGTAAAAAATATGAGCTGACACGGCACAATATTGGATTTATGGTTTTACAAGAGTTGGCTTTAACGCTGGGAGTGCAATTTAAAGAAAAGCCCCAGGTGCAGGGGTGGATAGCTAAAACTGCTTGGAAGGAAACGACAATACATCTATTGATGCCCACCACTTATATGAATGGAAGTGGCCAAGCAGTGCGTCGATATATGGATTATGTGAAGTTAGTACCAGATAACCTTGTTGTCATTGTGGATGATGTGGCATTACCGTATGGGCACATGCGCCTAAGGACAGAAGGGGGAGCTGGCGGACACAATGGCTTAAAAAGCATAGAAGCTTATCTAGGTACGCAACGGTATGCTAGGTTAAGGATGGGGATAGGGTACCATGGAATGGGTAGCCTAGCTGACTATGTGCTGGATAATTTCACCCCTGAAGAGCAAAAAGTTCTTCCCTCTTATGTCAAGCAAGCTGTTGATGTGCTTAAGCAGCTAGTGAATGAAAGCATCACTGAGGTGATGAAAACAGTTAATAAACAGCCTCAATAG
- the rpsF gene encoding 30S ribosomal protein S6, with product MSQKPKNLYEGMYIISATLSDDARHKALDRIQKGITEREGSILKIHDQGRRRLAYEIDGHREGHYFVIYFEVIPAAISELWQEYHLNEDLVRFITLQADKVMEKIEFKPLLEESA from the coding sequence ATGAGTCAAAAACCTAAGAACCTTTACGAAGGAATGTATATCATCAGCGCTACCTTAAGTGATGATGCCCGTCACAAAGCGCTCGATAGAATCCAAAAAGGAATTACAGAGCGTGAAGGGTCAATTTTAAAAATTCACGATCAAGGTCGCCGCCGGTTGGCCTATGAAATTGATGGACATCGTGAAGGGCACTATTTCGTTATTTATTTTGAAGTAATTCCAGCAGCTATTTCTGAGCTTTGGCAGGAATATCATCTTAACGAAGATCTTGTTCGCTTTATCACACTCCAAGCGGATAAAGTTATGGAAAAAATTGAATTTAAACCTTTATTGGAAGAAAGCGCATAA
- the rpsR gene encoding 30S ribosomal protein S18, whose protein sequence is MGQRFSEPGDFRSKKRKRCPFIAAGVKHIDYKDINTLSRFITERGKILPRRITGVSAYYQKHLTNAIKRARHMALLPFVAEV, encoded by the coding sequence ATGGGTCAAAGGTTCTCTGAGCCAGGCGATTTTCGTTCGAAGAAACGTAAACGTTGTCCATTTATAGCTGCTGGTGTTAAACATATCGACTATAAAGATATTAATACTCTCTCTCGCTTTATTACCGAAAGAGGTAAAATACTGCCAAGGCGCATTACAGGCGTTTCTGCATATTATCAGAAACATCTGACAAACGCGATTAAAAGAGCCCGTCACATGGCCCTGTTGCCTTTTGTGGCAGAAGTTTAA
- the rplI gene encoding 50S ribosomal protein L9, producing the protein MANKLLLLKDIETLGRSGDIVGVKPGYARNFLLPQGMAVVADKKALRMQARLQEERQKKAALDRQESDELAAKLEGQNITTIVKVDHEGHMYGSVSTGDIAELLEQQMSITLDKRTLQLKHAIKVIGVHKISVKLKEGVQASFSLTIEPEGKAALPKEESVTKSK; encoded by the coding sequence ATGGCAAATAAATTGCTGTTGCTCAAGGACATCGAAACGCTGGGGCGTAGTGGAGATATTGTTGGGGTTAAACCAGGCTACGCACGTAATTTCCTACTGCCTCAAGGAATGGCAGTTGTTGCAGATAAGAAGGCTTTGCGTATGCAAGCTCGTCTGCAGGAGGAACGTCAGAAAAAAGCGGCTCTTGATCGCCAAGAATCCGATGAGCTTGCTGCTAAGCTGGAAGGCCAAAATATTACCACCATCGTTAAGGTAGATCATGAAGGACATATGTATGGTTCTGTAAGTACTGGAGATATTGCTGAGCTTTTAGAACAGCAGATGTCCATTACTTTGGACAAACGTACCCTTCAACTCAAGCATGCCATTAAGGTAATAGGCGTGCATAAAATTAGCGTAAAACTTAAAGAAGGCGTTCAAGCTTCCTTTAGTTTAACCATTGAACCTGAAGGTAAAGCTGCTCTTCCTAAGGAAGAAAGCGTTACAAAATCCAAGTAA